In Vespula vulgaris chromosome 7, iyVesVulg1.1, whole genome shotgun sequence, a single window of DNA contains:
- the LOC127065305 gene encoding phosphatidylinositol-binding clathrin assembly protein LAP isoform X15, translating to MAGQTINDRLLAARHSIAGQGLAKSVCKATTEEMIGPKKKHLDYLIHCTNEPNVSIPQLANLLIERSQNTNWTVVFKALITVHHMLCYGNERFTQYLASSNSTFQLSNFLDKSGVQAGARVGYDMSPFIRRYAKYLNEKALSYRTVAFDFCKVKRGKEDGTLRTMNAEKLLKTLPVLQSQLDALLEFDCTANDLTNGVINMAFMLLFRDLIRLFACYNDGIINLLEKYFDMNKKQCRDALELYKKFLIRMDRVGDFLKVAEDVGIDKGDIPDLTKAPSSLLDALEQHLASLEGKKGSAANTPTQSASNRTNIKSGVSALSSTSTAFGTAASNARLDHTGNGHIDEALRQQALAEEEAAMNQYKAKVQSPSGGPSTNPFLSSPTNNANQPIVDLFSAAPATDSQPQKASDDLLQLAGNPFADMFGAPQQAPPAQSAQVQNNMWMTNDNSFSSVFGNQDQQSTVSGASPGRPASGPASTAANAAPSKSAFDDLNDSIRMALGGSPSRPAPLAQHAPPTQQQQQQQQQQQQQQQQQPSQQPVQQGFAMFDMGSNMGATGHPMMAGGQMVGYGVPPSSQVPPVGYGSPAKQAMSAAGQSATTAAASGKVLTGDLDSSLASLAQNLTINKSTQQQVKGMQWNSPKNTAKTGGPAGWTPQPMAATTGAGYRPMGQGMTQLPATTTLAFPPQTAPLGMQGMPMGMQGMQGMRPMMGTMPGPAAGGGGMMVAGGAAPMMMPNANPMMGANLQQQQPQPAAAQPQGNAVQLDPFGAL from the exons ATGGCGGGACAAACGATAAACGACAGGCTACTAGCTGCCAGACACAGCATCGCTGGGCAAGGGCTCGCCAAGTCCGTATGCAAAGCGACCACCGAGGAGATGATAGGTCCCAAAAAGAAGCATCTCGATT ATCTCATTCATTGTACGAACGAGCCAAACGTTTCGATACCACAACTCGCTAATCTTTTGATAGAACGATCGCAAAATACAAATTGGACGGTCGTTTTTAAAGCTCTCATAACGGTGCATCATATGCTTTGTTATGGCAATGAG AGGTTTACACAATACTTGGCGTCGAGCAACAGCACGTTTCAGCTCAGCAATTTCCTCGATAAAAGCGGAGTACAAG CTGGAGCACGCGTCG GTTACGATATGTCACCGTTTATCAGACGATATGCCAAATACTTGAACGAGAAGGCTCTTTCATACAGGACGGTTGCATTTGATTTCTGCAAAGTCAAAAGAGG aaaagaagatggcACGTTGCGTACCATGAATGCAGAAAAACTACTAAAAACTTTGCCTGTTCTACAATCGCAATTGGATGCACTTCTAGAATTTGATTGTACAGCAAACGATCTTACAAACGGTGTTATAAACATGGCATTTATGCTTCTATTCCGAGATCTCATACGTTTGTTTGCCTGTTACAATGATGGAATTATTAATCTCTTAg agAAGTATTTTGACATGAACAAAAAACAATGTCGAGATGCTTTGGAATTGTATAAAAAGTTTCTCATAAGAATGGATAGGGTTGGTGACTTTTTAAAAGTAGCAGag gATGTTGGTATCGATAAAGGCGATATACCGGATTTAACGAAG gCACCGAGTAGTTTGTTAGATGCGTTAGAACAGCATCTTGCATCATTAGAAGGGAAAAAGGGCTCTGCTGCAAATACGCCAACTCAATCGGCAAG CAATAGAACGAATATAAAGTCGGGAGTGTCCGCCCTGTCTTCCACCAGTACCGCATTTGGAACGGCAGCTAGTAACGCACGGCTCGATCATACTGGAAATGGACATATCGACGAAGCATTGAGGCAACAAGCTCTTGCGGAAGAGGAAGCAGCGATGAATCAGTACaag GCAAAAGTGCAATCGCCCTCAGGTGGTCCAAGTACAAATCCTTTCTTGAGTTCTCCTACCAACAATGCCAATCAGCCAATAGTTGATCTATTTAGTGCAGCACCAGCAACGGATAGCCAG cCACAAAAAGCATCCGATGATTTGCTCCAACTGGCAGGAAATCCTTTCGCAGATATGTTTGGTGCACCGCAACAAGCTCCTCCAGCACAGTCTGCACAAGTACAAAATAATATGTGGATGACCAACG ATAATAGCTTTTCCTCTGTTTTTGGAAATCAGGATCAACAGTCAA CTGTTAGCGGAGCATCACCTGGTAGGCCAGCCTCGGGGCCTGCTTCAACTGCCGCCAATGCAGCCCCGAGCAAGAGTGCATTCGATGATCTAAATGACAGTATTCGCATGGCACTGGGTGGGTCTCCGTCGCGACCGGCACCCCTTGCTCAGCACGCTCCTCCTacgcaacagcagcagcaacaacagcaacaacaacaacaacaacagcaacagcaaccaTCGCAACAACCCGTCCAACAGGGCTTCGCCATGTTCGACATGGGAAGTAATATGGGGGCCACTGGCCACCCGATGATGGCCGGTGGCCAGATGGTTGGTTACGGTGTTCCTCCGTCGTCTCAAGTACCCCCTGTCGGCTATGGTTCTCCGGCTAAGCAGGCAATGTCAG CAGCTGGACAATCAGCAACTACCGCGGCAGCCAGTGGTAAAGTCCTAACTGGAGATCTAGATAGTAGCCTTGCCAGTTTAGCACAGAATTTGACGATTAATAAGAGTACTCAACAGCAAGTTAA GGGAATGCAATGGAATTCTCCAAAAAATACGGCTAAAACCGGTGGTCCTGCTGGATGGACACCACAACCAATGGCAGCTACTACTGGCGCTGGATATCGTCCTATG GGTCAAGGAATGACGCAACTTCCTGCTACAACCACGTTGGCCTTTCCCCCACAGACAGCACCATTG GGTATGCAAGGTATGCCAATGGGCATGCAAGGTATGCAAGGTATGAGGCCGATGATGGGTACAATGCCAGGGCCCGCTGCTGGAGGTGGTGGTATGATGGTTGCGGGTGGAGCTGCCCCAATGATGATGCCTAATGCAAATCCTATGATGGGTGCTAATCTTCAGCAGCAGCAACCACAACCTGCTGCTGCTCAGCCACAAGGCAATGCTGTTCAACTTGATCCTTTTGGTGCTCTATGA
- the LOC127065305 gene encoding phosphatidylinositol-binding clathrin assembly protein unc-11 isoform X9: protein MAGQTINDRLLAARHSIAGQGLAKSVCKATTEEMIGPKKKHLDYLIHCTNEPNVSIPQLANLLIERSQNTNWTVVFKALITVHHMLCYGNERFTQYLASSNSTFQLSNFLDKSGVQAGARVGYDMSPFIRRYAKYLNEKALSYRTVAFDFCKVKRGKEDGTLRTMNAEKLLKTLPVLQSQLDALLEFDCTANDLTNGVINMAFMLLFRDLIRLFACYNDGIINLLEKYFDMNKKQCRDALELYKKFLIRMDRVGDFLKVAEDVGIDKGDIPDLTKAPSSLLDALEQHLASLEGKKGSAANTPTQSASNRTNIKSGVSALSSTSTAFGTAASNARLDHTGNGHIDEALRQQALAEEEAAMNQYKAKVQSPSGGPSTNPFLSSPTNNANQPIVDLFSAAPATDSQPQKASDDLLQLAGNPFADMFGAPQQAPPAQSAQVQNNMWMTNGNGFAATPANNNFVTDNSFSSVFGNQDQQSTGAPGTAGSVPNPFMSDFPTAASQASNAAAALGLFDQSGVTAGSNAGEAQAAAAATAAAAAAASQSGGDLFSAGGQADLFGGDSAMLKAADGSSGDVAAGGAQVPSAVAPSTALTSGKSTATPPPRPPPPATATNGTPRALSPAVSGASPGRPASGPASTAANAAPSKSAFDDLNDSIRMALGGSPSRPAPLAQHAPPTQQQQQQQQQQQQQQQQQPSQQPVQQGFAMFDMGSNMGATGHPMMAGGQMVGYGVPPSSQVPPVGYGSPAKQAMSAAGQSATTAAASGKVLTGDLDSSLASLAQNLTINKSTQQQVKGMQWNSPKNTAKTGGPAGWTPQPMAATTGAGYRPMGQGMTQLPATTTLAFPPQTAPLDFKWNDGKEAPIL, encoded by the exons ATGGCGGGACAAACGATAAACGACAGGCTACTAGCTGCCAGACACAGCATCGCTGGGCAAGGGCTCGCCAAGTCCGTATGCAAAGCGACCACCGAGGAGATGATAGGTCCCAAAAAGAAGCATCTCGATT ATCTCATTCATTGTACGAACGAGCCAAACGTTTCGATACCACAACTCGCTAATCTTTTGATAGAACGATCGCAAAATACAAATTGGACGGTCGTTTTTAAAGCTCTCATAACGGTGCATCATATGCTTTGTTATGGCAATGAG AGGTTTACACAATACTTGGCGTCGAGCAACAGCACGTTTCAGCTCAGCAATTTCCTCGATAAAAGCGGAGTACAAG CTGGAGCACGCGTCG GTTACGATATGTCACCGTTTATCAGACGATATGCCAAATACTTGAACGAGAAGGCTCTTTCATACAGGACGGTTGCATTTGATTTCTGCAAAGTCAAAAGAGG aaaagaagatggcACGTTGCGTACCATGAATGCAGAAAAACTACTAAAAACTTTGCCTGTTCTACAATCGCAATTGGATGCACTTCTAGAATTTGATTGTACAGCAAACGATCTTACAAACGGTGTTATAAACATGGCATTTATGCTTCTATTCCGAGATCTCATACGTTTGTTTGCCTGTTACAATGATGGAATTATTAATCTCTTAg agAAGTATTTTGACATGAACAAAAAACAATGTCGAGATGCTTTGGAATTGTATAAAAAGTTTCTCATAAGAATGGATAGGGTTGGTGACTTTTTAAAAGTAGCAGag gATGTTGGTATCGATAAAGGCGATATACCGGATTTAACGAAG gCACCGAGTAGTTTGTTAGATGCGTTAGAACAGCATCTTGCATCATTAGAAGGGAAAAAGGGCTCTGCTGCAAATACGCCAACTCAATCGGCAAG CAATAGAACGAATATAAAGTCGGGAGTGTCCGCCCTGTCTTCCACCAGTACCGCATTTGGAACGGCAGCTAGTAACGCACGGCTCGATCATACTGGAAATGGACATATCGACGAAGCATTGAGGCAACAAGCTCTTGCGGAAGAGGAAGCAGCGATGAATCAGTACaag GCAAAAGTGCAATCGCCCTCAGGTGGTCCAAGTACAAATCCTTTCTTGAGTTCTCCTACCAACAATGCCAATCAGCCAATAGTTGATCTATTTAGTGCAGCACCAGCAACGGATAGCCAG cCACAAAAAGCATCCGATGATTTGCTCCAACTGGCAGGAAATCCTTTCGCAGATATGTTTGGTGCACCGCAACAAGCTCCTCCAGCACAGTCTGCACAAGTACAAAATAATATGTGGATGACCAACGGTAATG GTTTTGCAGCGACACCAGCAAATAATAACTTTGTTACAGATAATAGCTTTTCCTCTGTTTTTGGAAATCAGGATCAACAGTCAA CTGGTGCCCCAGGAACAGCCGGATCCGTACCCAATCCCTTTATGTCCGACTTCCCAACCGCCGCTTCCCAAGCTAGCAATGCAGCCGCTGCTCTAGGGCTGTTCGATCAAAGCGGCGTTACTGCCGGTAGTAACGCTGGCGAAGCtcaagcagcagcagcagcaacagcagcagcagcagcggcggCATCACAAAGCGGCGGAGACCTCTTCAGTGCCGGCGGTCAGGCAGATCTCTTTGGGGGCGACTCTGCAATGCTCAAGGCCGCAGATGGGAGCTCTGGGGACGTCGCGGCCGGCGGTGCACAAGTACCGTCGGCCGTTGCGCCCTCGACTGCTCTTACCTCTGGCAAGTCCACTGCCACGCCGCCTCCCAGACCACCGCCTCCCGCGACAGCTACCAATGGTACACCACGTGCATTGTCTCCAGCTGTTAGCGGAGCATCACCTGGTAGGCCAGCCTCGGGGCCTGCTTCAACTGCCGCCAATGCAGCCCCGAGCAAGAGTGCATTCGATGATCTAAATGACAGTATTCGCATGGCACTGGGTGGGTCTCCGTCGCGACCGGCACCCCTTGCTCAGCACGCTCCTCCTacgcaacagcagcagcaacaacagcaacaacaacaacaacaacagcaacagcaaccaTCGCAACAACCCGTCCAACAGGGCTTCGCCATGTTCGACATGGGAAGTAATATGGGGGCCACTGGCCACCCGATGATGGCCGGTGGCCAGATGGTTGGTTACGGTGTTCCTCCGTCGTCTCAAGTACCCCCTGTCGGCTATGGTTCTCCGGCTAAGCAGGCAATGTCAG CAGCTGGACAATCAGCAACTACCGCGGCAGCCAGTGGTAAAGTCCTAACTGGAGATCTAGATAGTAGCCTTGCCAGTTTAGCACAGAATTTGACGATTAATAAGAGTACTCAACAGCAAGTTAA GGGAATGCAATGGAATTCTCCAAAAAATACGGCTAAAACCGGTGGTCCTGCTGGATGGACACCACAACCAATGGCAGCTACTACTGGCGCTGGATATCGTCCTATG GGTCAAGGAATGACGCAACTTCCTGCTACAACCACGTTGGCCTTTCCCCCACAGACAGCACCATTG gatTTCAAATGGAATGACGGAAAGGAAGCACCGATTTTGTAA
- the LOC127065305 gene encoding phosphatidylinositol-binding clathrin assembly protein LAP isoform X13, translating into MAGQTINDRLLAARHSIAGQGLAKSVCKATTEEMIGPKKKHLDYLIHCTNEPNVSIPQLANLLIERSQNTNWTVVFKALITVHHMLCYGNERFTQYLASSNSTFQLSNFLDKSGVQAGARVGYDMSPFIRRYAKYLNEKALSYRTVAFDFCKVKRGKEDGTLRTMNAEKLLKTLPVLQSQLDALLEFDCTANDLTNGVINMAFMLLFRDLIRLFACYNDGIINLLEKYFDMNKKQCRDALELYKKFLIRMDRVGDFLKVAEDVGIDKGDIPDLTKAPSSLLDALEQHLASLEGKKGSAANTPTQSASNRTNIKSGVSALSSTSTAFGTAASNARLDHTGNGHIDEALRQQALAEEEAAMNQYKAKVQSPSGGPSTNPFLSSPTNNANQPIVDLFSAAPATDSQPQKASDDLLQLAGNPFADMFGAPQQAPPAQSAQVQNNMWMTNGFAATPANNNFVTDNSFSSVFGNQDQQSTVSGASPGRPASGPASTAANAAPSKSAFDDLNDSIRMALGGSPSRPAPLAQHAPPTQQQQQQQQQQQQQQQQQPSQQPVQQGFAMFDMGSNMGATGHPMMAGGQMVGYGVPPSSQVPPVGYGSPAKQAMSAAGQSATTAAASGKVLTGDLDSSLASLAQNLTINKSTQQQVKGMQWNSPKNTAKTGGPAGWTPQPMAATTGAGYRPMGQGMTQLPATTTLAFPPQTAPLGMQGMPMGMQGMQGMRPMMGTMPGPAAGGGGMMVAGGAAPMMMPNANPMMGANLQQQQPQPAAAQPQGNAVQLDPFGAL; encoded by the exons ATGGCGGGACAAACGATAAACGACAGGCTACTAGCTGCCAGACACAGCATCGCTGGGCAAGGGCTCGCCAAGTCCGTATGCAAAGCGACCACCGAGGAGATGATAGGTCCCAAAAAGAAGCATCTCGATT ATCTCATTCATTGTACGAACGAGCCAAACGTTTCGATACCACAACTCGCTAATCTTTTGATAGAACGATCGCAAAATACAAATTGGACGGTCGTTTTTAAAGCTCTCATAACGGTGCATCATATGCTTTGTTATGGCAATGAG AGGTTTACACAATACTTGGCGTCGAGCAACAGCACGTTTCAGCTCAGCAATTTCCTCGATAAAAGCGGAGTACAAG CTGGAGCACGCGTCG GTTACGATATGTCACCGTTTATCAGACGATATGCCAAATACTTGAACGAGAAGGCTCTTTCATACAGGACGGTTGCATTTGATTTCTGCAAAGTCAAAAGAGG aaaagaagatggcACGTTGCGTACCATGAATGCAGAAAAACTACTAAAAACTTTGCCTGTTCTACAATCGCAATTGGATGCACTTCTAGAATTTGATTGTACAGCAAACGATCTTACAAACGGTGTTATAAACATGGCATTTATGCTTCTATTCCGAGATCTCATACGTTTGTTTGCCTGTTACAATGATGGAATTATTAATCTCTTAg agAAGTATTTTGACATGAACAAAAAACAATGTCGAGATGCTTTGGAATTGTATAAAAAGTTTCTCATAAGAATGGATAGGGTTGGTGACTTTTTAAAAGTAGCAGag gATGTTGGTATCGATAAAGGCGATATACCGGATTTAACGAAG gCACCGAGTAGTTTGTTAGATGCGTTAGAACAGCATCTTGCATCATTAGAAGGGAAAAAGGGCTCTGCTGCAAATACGCCAACTCAATCGGCAAG CAATAGAACGAATATAAAGTCGGGAGTGTCCGCCCTGTCTTCCACCAGTACCGCATTTGGAACGGCAGCTAGTAACGCACGGCTCGATCATACTGGAAATGGACATATCGACGAAGCATTGAGGCAACAAGCTCTTGCGGAAGAGGAAGCAGCGATGAATCAGTACaag GCAAAAGTGCAATCGCCCTCAGGTGGTCCAAGTACAAATCCTTTCTTGAGTTCTCCTACCAACAATGCCAATCAGCCAATAGTTGATCTATTTAGTGCAGCACCAGCAACGGATAGCCAG cCACAAAAAGCATCCGATGATTTGCTCCAACTGGCAGGAAATCCTTTCGCAGATATGTTTGGTGCACCGCAACAAGCTCCTCCAGCACAGTCTGCACAAGTACAAAATAATATGTGGATGACCAACG GTTTTGCAGCGACACCAGCAAATAATAACTTTGTTACAGATAATAGCTTTTCCTCTGTTTTTGGAAATCAGGATCAACAGTCAA CTGTTAGCGGAGCATCACCTGGTAGGCCAGCCTCGGGGCCTGCTTCAACTGCCGCCAATGCAGCCCCGAGCAAGAGTGCATTCGATGATCTAAATGACAGTATTCGCATGGCACTGGGTGGGTCTCCGTCGCGACCGGCACCCCTTGCTCAGCACGCTCCTCCTacgcaacagcagcagcaacaacagcaacaacaacaacaacaacagcaacagcaaccaTCGCAACAACCCGTCCAACAGGGCTTCGCCATGTTCGACATGGGAAGTAATATGGGGGCCACTGGCCACCCGATGATGGCCGGTGGCCAGATGGTTGGTTACGGTGTTCCTCCGTCGTCTCAAGTACCCCCTGTCGGCTATGGTTCTCCGGCTAAGCAGGCAATGTCAG CAGCTGGACAATCAGCAACTACCGCGGCAGCCAGTGGTAAAGTCCTAACTGGAGATCTAGATAGTAGCCTTGCCAGTTTAGCACAGAATTTGACGATTAATAAGAGTACTCAACAGCAAGTTAA GGGAATGCAATGGAATTCTCCAAAAAATACGGCTAAAACCGGTGGTCCTGCTGGATGGACACCACAACCAATGGCAGCTACTACTGGCGCTGGATATCGTCCTATG GGTCAAGGAATGACGCAACTTCCTGCTACAACCACGTTGGCCTTTCCCCCACAGACAGCACCATTG GGTATGCAAGGTATGCCAATGGGCATGCAAGGTATGCAAGGTATGAGGCCGATGATGGGTACAATGCCAGGGCCCGCTGCTGGAGGTGGTGGTATGATGGTTGCGGGTGGAGCTGCCCCAATGATGATGCCTAATGCAAATCCTATGATGGGTGCTAATCTTCAGCAGCAGCAACCACAACCTGCTGCTGCTCAGCCACAAGGCAATGCTGTTCAACTTGATCCTTTTGGTGCTCTATGA
- the LOC127065305 gene encoding phosphatidylinositol-binding clathrin assembly protein LAP isoform X14 produces MAGQTINDRLLAARHSIAGQGLAKSVCKATTEEMIGPKKKHLDYLIHCTNEPNVSIPQLANLLIERSQNTNWTVVFKALITVHHMLCYGNERFTQYLASSNSTFQLSNFLDKSGVQAGARVGYDMSPFIRRYAKYLNEKALSYRTVAFDFCKVKRGKEDGTLRTMNAEKLLKTLPVLQSQLDALLEFDCTANDLTNGVINMAFMLLFRDLIRLFACYNDGIINLLEKYFDMNKKQCRDALELYKKFLIRMDRVGDFLKVAEDVGIDKGDIPDLTKAPSSLLDALEQHLASLEGKKGSAANTPTQSASNRTNIKSGVSALSSTSTAFGTAASNARLDHTGNGHIDEALRQQALAEEEAAMNQYKAKVQSPSGGPSTNPFLSSPTNNANQPIVDLFSAAPATDSQPQKASDDLLQLAGNPFADMFGAPQQAPPAQSAQVQNNMWMTNGNDNSFSSVFGNQDQQSTVSGASPGRPASGPASTAANAAPSKSAFDDLNDSIRMALGGSPSRPAPLAQHAPPTQQQQQQQQQQQQQQQQQPSQQPVQQGFAMFDMGSNMGATGHPMMAGGQMVGYGVPPSSQVPPVGYGSPAKQAMSAAGQSATTAAASGKVLTGDLDSSLASLAQNLTINKSTQQQVKGMQWNSPKNTAKTGGPAGWTPQPMAATTGAGYRPMGQGMTQLPATTTLAFPPQTAPLGMQGMPMGMQGMQGMRPMMGTMPGPAAGGGGMMVAGGAAPMMMPNANPMMGANLQQQQPQPAAAQPQGNAVQLDPFGAL; encoded by the exons ATGGCGGGACAAACGATAAACGACAGGCTACTAGCTGCCAGACACAGCATCGCTGGGCAAGGGCTCGCCAAGTCCGTATGCAAAGCGACCACCGAGGAGATGATAGGTCCCAAAAAGAAGCATCTCGATT ATCTCATTCATTGTACGAACGAGCCAAACGTTTCGATACCACAACTCGCTAATCTTTTGATAGAACGATCGCAAAATACAAATTGGACGGTCGTTTTTAAAGCTCTCATAACGGTGCATCATATGCTTTGTTATGGCAATGAG AGGTTTACACAATACTTGGCGTCGAGCAACAGCACGTTTCAGCTCAGCAATTTCCTCGATAAAAGCGGAGTACAAG CTGGAGCACGCGTCG GTTACGATATGTCACCGTTTATCAGACGATATGCCAAATACTTGAACGAGAAGGCTCTTTCATACAGGACGGTTGCATTTGATTTCTGCAAAGTCAAAAGAGG aaaagaagatggcACGTTGCGTACCATGAATGCAGAAAAACTACTAAAAACTTTGCCTGTTCTACAATCGCAATTGGATGCACTTCTAGAATTTGATTGTACAGCAAACGATCTTACAAACGGTGTTATAAACATGGCATTTATGCTTCTATTCCGAGATCTCATACGTTTGTTTGCCTGTTACAATGATGGAATTATTAATCTCTTAg agAAGTATTTTGACATGAACAAAAAACAATGTCGAGATGCTTTGGAATTGTATAAAAAGTTTCTCATAAGAATGGATAGGGTTGGTGACTTTTTAAAAGTAGCAGag gATGTTGGTATCGATAAAGGCGATATACCGGATTTAACGAAG gCACCGAGTAGTTTGTTAGATGCGTTAGAACAGCATCTTGCATCATTAGAAGGGAAAAAGGGCTCTGCTGCAAATACGCCAACTCAATCGGCAAG CAATAGAACGAATATAAAGTCGGGAGTGTCCGCCCTGTCTTCCACCAGTACCGCATTTGGAACGGCAGCTAGTAACGCACGGCTCGATCATACTGGAAATGGACATATCGACGAAGCATTGAGGCAACAAGCTCTTGCGGAAGAGGAAGCAGCGATGAATCAGTACaag GCAAAAGTGCAATCGCCCTCAGGTGGTCCAAGTACAAATCCTTTCTTGAGTTCTCCTACCAACAATGCCAATCAGCCAATAGTTGATCTATTTAGTGCAGCACCAGCAACGGATAGCCAG cCACAAAAAGCATCCGATGATTTGCTCCAACTGGCAGGAAATCCTTTCGCAGATATGTTTGGTGCACCGCAACAAGCTCCTCCAGCACAGTCTGCACAAGTACAAAATAATATGTGGATGACCAACGGTAATG ATAATAGCTTTTCCTCTGTTTTTGGAAATCAGGATCAACAGTCAA CTGTTAGCGGAGCATCACCTGGTAGGCCAGCCTCGGGGCCTGCTTCAACTGCCGCCAATGCAGCCCCGAGCAAGAGTGCATTCGATGATCTAAATGACAGTATTCGCATGGCACTGGGTGGGTCTCCGTCGCGACCGGCACCCCTTGCTCAGCACGCTCCTCCTacgcaacagcagcagcaacaacagcaacaacaacaacaacaacagcaacagcaaccaTCGCAACAACCCGTCCAACAGGGCTTCGCCATGTTCGACATGGGAAGTAATATGGGGGCCACTGGCCACCCGATGATGGCCGGTGGCCAGATGGTTGGTTACGGTGTTCCTCCGTCGTCTCAAGTACCCCCTGTCGGCTATGGTTCTCCGGCTAAGCAGGCAATGTCAG CAGCTGGACAATCAGCAACTACCGCGGCAGCCAGTGGTAAAGTCCTAACTGGAGATCTAGATAGTAGCCTTGCCAGTTTAGCACAGAATTTGACGATTAATAAGAGTACTCAACAGCAAGTTAA GGGAATGCAATGGAATTCTCCAAAAAATACGGCTAAAACCGGTGGTCCTGCTGGATGGACACCACAACCAATGGCAGCTACTACTGGCGCTGGATATCGTCCTATG GGTCAAGGAATGACGCAACTTCCTGCTACAACCACGTTGGCCTTTCCCCCACAGACAGCACCATTG GGTATGCAAGGTATGCCAATGGGCATGCAAGGTATGCAAGGTATGAGGCCGATGATGGGTACAATGCCAGGGCCCGCTGCTGGAGGTGGTGGTATGATGGTTGCGGGTGGAGCTGCCCCAATGATGATGCCTAATGCAAATCCTATGATGGGTGCTAATCTTCAGCAGCAGCAACCACAACCTGCTGCTGCTCAGCCACAAGGCAATGCTGTTCAACTTGATCCTTTTGGTGCTCTATGA